In Anguilla rostrata isolate EN2019 chromosome 1, ASM1855537v3, whole genome shotgun sequence, a genomic segment contains:
- the LOC135251204 gene encoding zinc finger CCCH domain-containing protein 14-like isoform X3, giving the protein MEYDTDLTKYIRGAIKRKLQELGPCVEEELTDYIMVLVANKKNSHQMAEDLSLFLGRNSVKFTLWLHGVLEKLDSMAIEPGLLRPHYLQAMSSVSIGQADGGGEELQASTLSSMHSHSMDAPLSISNTFTHYRNCFTEKSVLHVSRTVQPPIGRLYSDAGFRVEPELGKAPEAAFTSRPGLEMGVTVPCGLGWPSQGTGHQLSPSQVPDGTHGHRSSEPPRGIDQPQYVYRRPEDSCPAGDPVTRASKDRDNREEVMSWRWEHQMVSSIEHPRSDTGQSRSSAFHRLLGRWDERESQSSVSPKFIVTLDGAPTPLKKLEDDGKEDESQSRSSAFHPLLGRPKEEAKEELVSEVGGPSDAHCFMQRKPLVGGSIRRKLATTVGEEALVSTPHVAQGRWDESQSGVSPKFIVTLDGAPNPLKKLEDDGKEDESELYYSDEENGSMGAKRQKVPERCRFWPVCESGDKCLYHHPITHCKTFPHCSFGDKCLFIHPDCKYNAQCMRADCPYTHSSKRSLPPLSRPEAKLPPDLCHFFPECEKMDCQFYHPKPCRFRTRCKRADCYFYHPPVPSGHAQAGQIPKQVCAQ; this is encoded by the exons atggAGTATGACACGGATTTGACAAAGTATATACGG ggTGCgattaaaagaaaactgcaggAACTTGGTCCTTGTGTTG AAGAAGAGCTTACTGATTACATCATGGTTCTGGTGGCCAACAAGAAGAATTCCCACCAGATGGCAGAAGACCTTTCCCTGTTCCTTGGCCGCAACTCTGTCAAATTCACTCTTTG GCTACATGGAGTCTTAGAAAAACTTGATTCAATGGCTATTG AGCCAGGTTTGTTGAGGCCCCATTACCTCCAGGCAATGTCCAGTGTTTCCATTGGCCAGGCTgacgggggaggggaagagCTGCAGGCCTCCACCCTATCcagcatgcactcacacagtaTGGATGCCCCGCTCTCCATCAGCAACACTTTTACGCATTACAG GAATTGCTTCACAGAGAAGAGCGTGCTGCATGTGTCACGTACTGTTCAGCCACCGATTGGGCGTCTGTACAGCGATGCCGGGTTTCGTGTTGAGCCAGAGCTGGGCAAGGCCCCTGAAGCTGCTTTTACCAGCAGACCTGGCCTGGAAATGGGAGTCACAGTCCCCTGTGGTTTGGGCTGGCCCTCACAGGGCACTGGGCACCAGCTGAGCCCCTCCCAGGTTCCGGACGGTACGCATGGCCACAGGTCCTCTGAACCGCCCCGGGGCATAGATCAACCGCAGTACGTCTACAGGAGGCCGGAGGATAGCTGCCCTGCAGGGGACCCAGTCACTAGAGCAAGCAAGGACAGGGATAACAGAGAG GAAGTGATGTCCTGGAGGTGGGAGCACCAAATGGTGAGCTCCATAGAGCATCCGAGGAGCGACACAG GTCAGAGCAGATCTTCAGCATTCCACCGTCTGCTAGGCAGGTGGGATGAGAGGGAGTCTCAGAGTAGCGTCAGTCCCAAGTTCATTGTGACGCTAGATGGAGCACCCACTCCTTTGAAGAAACTGGAGGATGATGGGAAGGAAGATGAGA GTCAGAGCAGATCTTCAGCTTTCCACCCTCTGCTAGGCCGGCCCAAGGAGGAAGCGAAGGAGGAGCTAG TGTCTGAGGTGGGAGGACCCAGCGACGCCCACTGCTTCATGCAAAGGAAGCCACTGGTAGGAGGCTCAATCAGAAGAAAATTAGCCACTACGGTGGGGGAGGAAGCCCTGGTCTCCACCCCACACGTGGCCCAGGGCAG GTGGGATGAGTCTCAGAGTGGCGTCAGTCCCAAGTTCATTGTGACGCTAGATGGAGCACCCAATCCTTTGAAGAAACTGGAGGATGATGGGAAGGAAGATGAGAGTGAGTTGTACTACTCTGATG AGGAGAACGGATCGATGGGAGCCAAACGTCAGAAGGTTCCAGAGCGCTGCAGGTTCTGGCCTGTGTGCGAGAGCGGGGACAAGTGCCTGTACCACCACCCCATAACtcattgcaa AACCTTCCCTCACTGCAGTTTTGGGGACAAGTGCCTCTTCATTCACCCCGACTGTAAGTACAATGCTCAGTGTATGAGGGCGGATTGcccctacacacacagcagtaagAGAAGTCTCCCCCCTTTATCCAGGCCGG aagcAAAGTTGCCTCCTGATTTGTGTCACTTCTTCCCAGAGTGTGAGAAGATGGACTGCCAGTTTTATCACCCAAAA CCTTGCCGATTTAGGACCAGATGTAAACGGGCGGACTGTTACTTTTACCATCCGCCTGTGCCGTCAGGACACGCCCAAGCAGGGCAGATTCCTAAGCAGGTATGTGCTCAGTAA